In one Culex quinquefasciatus strain JHB chromosome 2, VPISU_Cqui_1.0_pri_paternal, whole genome shotgun sequence genomic region, the following are encoded:
- the LOC119767766 gene encoding uncharacterized protein LOC119767766, giving the protein MAHARQEVLHKHASPNTILHCIYGFYYLKLSKTQLAKIYCKHPSTISNWIEKYDENELCSRKEREQVYIKFSPSERSYLIDLYKSCPVLLLDEAKQRFQLKFGKQISITTINRILHAEGYSWKVLERRAVQLRTQDVCRYQAELSVLMWDIYNLVFLDEFAVDNRGILRTKGYAPIGERIVFRGEFTRRPRVSMLSFLGVNGLLESFSVEDTFTRVKFFECVRAFATSGRVMQHPGVYSIWILDGARIHCHHAIIEYLRSIGVIAIFLPAYAPFYNPIKLVFGYLKRYLKRTYVENSSEDLLVVIAKALKQWKNRDCSKIFRKCGYFSGGLFDPSVGFNKACKV; this is encoded by the coding sequence ATGGCGCATGCTCGGCAGGAAGTGCTTCACAAGCACGCTTCCCCCAACACGATTCTCCATTGCATTTACGGCTTTTACTACTTAAAACTAAGTAAAACTCAACTGGCCAAAATTTATTGCAAGCACCCATCTACGATTTCAAACTGGATTGAAAAGTACGACGAAAACGAGCTTTGCTCAAGGAAGGAGAGGGAGCAGGTGTACATAAAATTTTCACCGTCCGAAAGGTCATATTTGATCGACCTTTACAAGTCTTGTCCTGTTCTTCTTCTGGACGAGGCGAAACAACGGTTCCAGCTCAAGTTCGGCAAGCAAATAAGCATTACAACCATCAATCGCATATTGCATGCCGAAGGGTACAGCTGGAAAGTTCTGGAGCGTCGAGCGGTGCAGTTGCGGACTCAAGATGTATGCCGGTATCAAGCTGAACTATCTGTTCTAATGTGGGACATTTATAATTTGGTGTTTCTTGACGAGTTTGCTGTTGACAACCGAGGAATATTGAGGACCAAGGGGTACGCTCCTATTGGTGAGCGGATCGTGTTCCGAGGCGAGTTTACTCGCCGCCCAAGAGTTTCAATGCTGAGTTTTCTGGGCGTTAACGGATTGCTTGAGTCGTTTTCCGTGGAAGATACCTTCACTAGGGTAAAGTTTTTCGAGTGTGTGAGAGCGTTTGCTACATCGGGCCGCGTGATGCAACATCCAGGAGTCTACTCGATCTGGATCCTCGACGGTGCGAGGATCCATTGTCACCATGCGATCATCGAGTACCTGCGATCAATTGGAGTAATCGCGATTTTCTTGCCAGCCTACGCACCATTCTACAACCCGATCAAGCTAGTGTTCGGGTATCTGAAGCGGTACCTTAAACGTACCTACGTTGAAAATAGCTCTGAAGATCTCCTAGTGGTGATTGCAAAGGCGTTGAAACAGTGGAAAAATAGAGATTGCTCCAAGATCTTCAGGAAATGTGGATATTTTTCGGGGGGTCTCTTTGATCCAAGTGTGGGTTTTAATAAAGCATGTAAGGTTTAG